The following coding sequences are from one Panthera leo isolate Ple1 chromosome E1, P.leo_Ple1_pat1.1, whole genome shotgun sequence window:
- the ZBTB4 gene encoding zinc finger and BTB domain-containing protein 4: MPPPAEVTDPSHAPAVLRQLNEQRLRGLFCDVTLIAGDTKFPAHRSVLAASSPFFREALLASAPLPLPPVTGGPAPNPATTTAASSSSSSSSSSSSSSSSSSSSSSSSSSSSPPPASPPTSSPPRVLELPGVPAAAFSDVLNFIYSARLALPGGGGDGAAVAEIGALGRRLGISRLQGLGEGGDAWVPPAPAPMASSQAEDDSFGPGPRPAGDWEGDRAEAQASDSQPPLSRRPLPCPRCGKSFIHPKRLQTHEAQCRRGAGPRGPAGLGPGGPGPSGPAGVDASALPPPVGFRGGPEHVVKVVGGHVLYVCAACERSYVTLSSLKRHSNVHSWRRKYPCRYCEKVFALAEYRTKHEVWHTGERRYQCIFCWETFVTYYNLKTHQRAFHGISPGLLASEKTPNGGYKPKLNTLKLYRLLPMRAAKRPYKTYSQGAPEAPLSPSLNTPAPVAMPASPPPGPPPAPQPGPPPSVITFAHPAPSVIVHGGGSGGGAGGGPASTGGAQAASVITYTAPPRPPKKREYPPPPPQPAATPTSPATAGSPATAAGPATATEEAKGRNPRAGRTLTYTAKPAGGIGGGGGPPAGPGRGPSQLQAPPPLCQITVRIGEEAIVKRRISETDLRPGELSGEEVEESEEDDDDEDDDDDEDDDDDDDDEEASAGGEDQLWRPYYSYKPKRKAGAAGAGSTGGSALPRGRRQPRWRQKSERRSWEDTPAAAAAEGPAGRARGERRHRCGDCAQTFATLRKLRKHQEAHGGGAHGSRAGRRPSTRFACPHCAKVCKTAAALSRHAQRHAAERPGGTPTPVIAYSKGSAATRPGDVKEEAPQEMQVSSSSGEAGGGGAAAEEASETASLQDPVISGGEEPPLVAGGGTYAYPPVQEFPLALIGSGREPSGGRGKAGSEGPVGAGEGDRVEGMGAAKVTFYPEPYPLVYGPQLLAAYPYNFSNLTALPVALNMVLPDEKGGGALPFLPGVFGYAVNPQAAPPTPPTPPPPTLPPPVPPKGEGERAGLERTQKGDVG, encoded by the exons ATGCCCCCCCCAGCAGAGGTGACGGACCCGTCCCACGCCCCCGCCGTCTTGCGCCAGCTCAACGAGCAGCGGCTCCGTGGCCTCTTCTGTGACGTCACCCTCATAGCTGGAGACACCAAGTTCCCCGCGCACCGCAGTGTCCTGGCCGCGTCTAGTCCTTTCTTCCGAGAGGCCCTGCTTGCTTCGGCTCCGCTGCCCCTCCCACCAGTGACTGGGGGCCCTGCCCCCAACCCGGCCACCACCAcagctgcctcttcctcctcctcctcctcctcgtcctcctcgtcctcctcttcttcctcttcctcctcgtcttcttcctcttcctcgtCTTCTCCCCCTCCGGCCTcaccccccacttcctccccaccccgggTCCTGGAGCTGCCGGGGGTCCCGGCCGCCGCCTTCTCTGATGTCCTCAACTTCATCTATAGCGCCCGGCTCGCACTCCCAGGCGGCGGAGGGGACGGGGCAGCGGTGGCAGAGATCGGGGCTCTGGGGCGGCGTCTGGGCATCTCCCGcctgcagggcctgggggagggaggcgaTGCCTGGGtacctcctgccccagcccccatgGCCAGCTCGCAGGCTGAAGACGACAGCTTCGGGCCCGGGCCTAGGCCGGCCGGGGACTGGGAGGGCGACAGGGCCGAGGCCCAGGCCTCTGACTCCCAGCCCCCGCTGTCCCggcggcccctcccctgcccccgatGTGGGAAGAGCTTCATCCATCCCAAGCGGCTGCAGACCCATGAGGCGCAGTGCCGACGGGGGGCCGGCCCTCGAGGGCCTGCGGGGCTGGGCCCCGGGGGCCCCGGCCCCAGTGGTCCTGCGGGAGTGGatgcctcagccctgcccccgcCGGTGGGCTTCCGAGGTGGCCCTGAGCACGTGGTGAAGGTGGTGGGTGGCCACGTGCTGTACGTGTGCGCGGCCTGTGAGCGTTCCTACGTGACCCTGTCCAGCCTGAAGCGGCACAGCAACGTGCACTCCTGGCGGAGGAAGTACCCCTGCCGCTACTGTGAGAAGGTGTTCGCCCTGGCTGAGTACCGAACCAAGCACGAGGTGTGGCACACTGGGGAGCGCAG GTACCAGTGCATCTTCTGCTGGGAGACCTTTGTCACTTATTATAACCTGAAGACCCACCAGCGAGCCTTCCATGGCATTAGCCCCGGCCTCTTAGCCAGTGAGAAGACGCCCAATGGAGGCTACAAGCCCAAGCTCAATACCCTCAAGCTGTACCGCCTGCTCCCCATGCGGGCAGCCAAGCGGCCCTATAAGACCTACAGCCAGGGAGCCCCCGAGGCCCCCCTTTCTCCAAGCCTCAACACGCCGGCCCCCGTAGCAATGCCTGCCAGCCCACCACCcggccccccacccgccccccagcccggccccccaCCCTCTGTTATCACTTTTGCCCACCCGGCTCCCTCGGTCATTGTGCACGGGGGCGGCAGCGGTGGTGGAGCAGGGGGGGGCCCGGCCAGCACCGGGGGAGCCCAGGCTGCCTCGGTCATCACTTACACCGCTCCCCCGAGGCCCCCCAAAAAACGTGAGTACCCGCCTCCTCCCCCTCAGCCTGCAGCCACACCGACCAGCCCCGCCACGGCGGGCAGCCCGGCCACAGCCGCGGGGCCGGCCACAGCCACGGAGGAGGCCAAGGGCCGGAACCCACGGGCCGGAAGGACACTGACCTACACGGCCAAGCCAGCCGGCGGgattggcgggggtgggggtccccCCGCGGGGCCTGGCCGGGGCCCCTCTCAGCTACAGGCTCCACCTCCACTGTGTCAGATCACTGTGCGCATCGGGGAGGAGGCCATTGTCAAGCGCCGCATCTCAGAGACTGACCTGCGTCCCGGGGAGCTGAGcggagaggaggtggaggagagcgaggaggacgacgacgacgaggacgacgacgacgacgaggacgacgacgacgacgacgacgacgaggaAGCGAGCGCCGGCGGGGAGGACCAGCTCTGGAGGCCCTACTACTCCTACAAGCCCAAGCGCAAGGCCGGAGCCGCGGGCGCGGGCAGCACGGGGGGCAGCGCGCTGCCCAGAGGCCGCCGGCAGCCCCGCTGGAGACAGAAGTCGGAGCGCCGGAGCTGGGAGGAcaccccggcggcggcggcggccgagggCCCCGCGGGGCGCGCCCGGGGCGAGCGGAGGCACCGCTGCGGGGACTGCGCCCAGACCTTCGCCACCCTGCGGAAGCTGCGCAAGCACCAGGAGGCGCACGGCGGCGGCGCGCACGGCTCCCGGGCCGGCCGGCGGCCCTCCACCCGCTTCGCCTGCCCTCACTGCGCCAAGGTGTGCAAGACGGCGGCCGCCCTGAGCCGCCACGCGCAGAGGCACGCCGCCGAGCGGCCCGGGGGCACCCCCACGCCCGTCATCGCCTACTCCAAGGGCAGCGCTGCCACCAGACCCGGGGATGTCAAGGAGGAGGCCCCCCAGGAGATGCAAGTCTCCTCTTCCAGCggggaggcagggggcgggggcgcggccgCGGAGGAAGCTTCCGAGACCGCGTCTCTCCAGGACCCTGTCATCTCCGGGGGTGAGGAGCCCCCGCTGGTGGCAGGAGGGGGCACCTATGCCTATCCGCCCGTGCAGGAATTTCCACTGGCTCTGATCGGGAGCGGCAGGGAACCTagtggtgggaggggcaaagCGGGGAGCGAGGGGCcggtgggggccggggagggggaccGCGTGGAGGGGATGGGGGCCGCCAAAGTCACCTTCTACCCCGAGCCCTACCCACTGGTCTATGGCCCCCAGCTCCTTGCGGCCTACCCTTATAACTTCAGCAACTTGACCGCACTCCCGGTGGCTCTCAACATGGTCCTACCTGACGAGAAGGGTGGGGGcgccctccccttccttccagggGTCTTTGGCTACGCAGTCAATCCTCAAGCAGCACCCCCTACGCCCCCGACTCCACCTCCCCCGACTCTTCCTCCCCCAGTCCCCCctaagggagagggggaaagggcgGGGCTTGAGAGAACCCAGAAGGGAGATGTGGGGTGA
- the SLC35G6 gene encoding solute carrier family 35 member G6, with protein sequence MQGSGLGLRASAPDGLGPDRSRDGTRAAQGRRTGGHRAGAGLAAAPPPGRTTTRRLPVQTTTKLGILSPPAEISTSIYFCVNAEALVCASRGGTDKTPGESTHKKHIPETPEGQSQRLLPGVQKSTTRGRQSCRPSAPSRKTFLWKQGHKGWSSEGPRPPEPGIEEEVRGKMAGSHPYFNLPDFTQPSPPSTPPSLPSHQRCRPSDATKGLLAALLGGGLPAGFVGPFSRMAYQASHFPSLELLICRCLFHLPIALLLKLRGDPLLGPPDVRARACLHALLNVLSIGCAYSAVQVVPAGNAATVRKGSSTMCSALLALCLESQGLSGYDWCGLLGSTLGLIIIVGPGLGTLQEGTTGLYTALGYVLAFLGGLALSLGLLVYRSLDFPSCLPTVAFLFGLVGLVGSVPGLFVLQTPVLPNDPLSWSCVGAVGILALVSFVCVSYAVTKVHPALVCAVLHSEVVVALMLQYYVLYETVAPSDIMGAGVVLGSIAIITAQNLSCEKEGQVEE encoded by the exons ATGCAGGGCTCCGGGCTCGGGCTCCGGGCGAGCGCGCCCGACGGCCTCGGCCCGGACCGATCGCGGGACGGGACCCGCGCGGCGCAGGGCCGCCGGACGGGCGGGCACCGAGCGGGCGCGGGGCTGGCTGCGGCACCCCCGCCGGGCCGCACGACCACCCGCCGCCTA CCAGTGCAGACGACCACGAAGCTTGGTATTTTGTCCCCACCGGCAGAAATATCCACATCTATCTACTTCTGCGTAAATGCAGAGGCCCTGGTGTGCGCCTCCCGGGGCGGCACCGACAAAACACCAGGTGAAAGCACACACAAGAAACACATTCCTGAAACTCCAGAGGGACAGTCCCAGAGACTCCTCCCTGGTGTTCAAAAATCCACAACTCGGGGGAGACAGAGCTGTCGGCCCTCAGCTCCCTCCCGCAAAACCTTTCTTTGGAAACAAG GTCACAAGGGCTGGAGCTCCGAAGGGCCCAGGCCCCCTGAGCCAGGCATAGAGGAGGAGGTCCGAGGAAAGATG GCCGGCAGTCACCCCTACTTCAACCTGCCCGACTTCACCCAGCCATCGCCGCCCTCCACTCCGCCCAGCCTCCCCTCGCACCAGCGCTGCCGGCCCTCCGATGCCACCAAGGGCCTGCTTGCGGCCCTGCTGGGTGGGGGCCTGCCCGCTGGCTTCGTGGGCCCCTTCTCTCGTATGGCTTACCAGGCTTCCCACTTCCCCTCGCTGGAGCTGCTCATCTGTCGATGTCTCTTCCACCTCCCCATTGCCCTACTACTAAAACTGCGCGGCGACCCTCTGTTGGGACCTCCCGACGTCCGGGCCCGGGCCTGCCTCCACGCCCTGCTCAACGTCCTCAGCATCGGATGCGCCTACAGTGCGGTTCAGGTGGTGCCGGCCGGCAACGCTGCCACGGTCCGCAAGGGCTCTTCCACAATGTGCTCTGCCCTCCTCGCCCTCTGCCTCGAGAGCCAGGGTCTCAGCGGTTACGACTGGTGTGGCCTGTTGGGCAGCACCCTGGGACTCATCATCATTGTGGGACCGGGACTAGGGACACTGCAGGAGGGGACCACGGGCCTCTACACCGCCCTGGGCTACGTGCTCGCCTTCCTGGGCGGCCTGGCGCTGTCGCTGGGGCTGCTGGTCTACCGCTCTCTGGACTTCCCCTCTTGCCTCCCGACGGTGGCCTTCCTGTTTGGCTTGGTGGGGctggtgggctctgtgccaggcctctTTGTACTGCAGACCCCCGTGCTGCCCAACGACCCTCTGAGCTGGAGCTGCGTGGGGGCGGTGGGGATCCTGGCCCTGGTCTCCTTTGTGTGCGTGAGCTACGCGGTCACCAAGGTCCACCCCGCCCTGGTGTGCGCCGTCCTGCACTCCGAGGTGGTGGTGGCCCTGATGCTGCAGTACTACGTGCTCTATGAGACAGTGGCACCTTCTGACAtcatgggggcaggggtggtgttGGGTAGCATTGCCATCATCACCGCCCAGAACCTCAGCTGTgagaaggaagggcaggtggAGGAGTGA